A single region of the Syngnathoides biaculeatus isolate LvHL_M chromosome 17, ASM1980259v1, whole genome shotgun sequence genome encodes:
- the pdlim5b gene encoding PDZ and LIM domain protein 5b isoform X2 translates to MTGREVSVGSTRASGAAQGGSKVEPQEIIKPVPITHTAPSTTYTKPSSQAAPAYNKTARPFGGDRGSPSLSSAPAAPKVAFIPSESSAFTPAQPLSQPQHPPFPIKSALTTSESFPSPQTSPARSAISSPSSSSSNSSSPARVTAPPSHPTVPQPSVYNSPINLYSNNNACEVAMGQRRGLLESQGLSEHFNGKASDSNHASALSEASKKRLIEDTEDWHPRTGMSQSRSFRILAQLTGTENEEAADNNGKNDAVDKTVGSAHSSATAKTYSKVPPPRNGNVAAAPPAFKSPAAQSKASYQPEAPSGFPKSGAAPSFGKVSNPPPKGPDRPIPQPHPQDLNSVVQRAEHIPAGTRTPMCNKCNNVIRGPFLVAMGMSWHPEEFNCAHCHSSLADRGFVEEKGQVYCEHCYEQFFAPTCALCQQKILGEIMNALKQTWHVSCFVCSACQQPIRGNMFHMEDGQPYCEMDYYKLFGTNCHGCDFPIEAGDKFLEALGFTWHDTCFVCAVCTANLEGQPFFSKKDKPLCKKHAHTVNI, encoded by the exons ATGACTGGTCGCGAAGTCTCAGTTGGTTCAACGcg AGCCTCGGGTGCTGCCCAAGGAGGGTCTAAG GTTGAACCTCAAGAAATCATTAAGCCCGTCCCAATCACCCACACGGCTCCGAGCACCACATACACGAAGCCATCAAGTCAGGCGGCTCCCGCATACAACAAAACAGCCCGACCGTTCGGGGGCGACAGAGGCTCGCCGTCGCTTTCCTCTGCCCCGGCCGCCCCCAAGGTGGCCTTCATCCCCTCCGAATCGTCAGCTTTCACCCCGGCTCAACCTCTCTCTCAACCACAGCACCCTCCCTTCCCGATCAAGTCCGCCCTCACCACGTCAGAATCGTTTCCGTCTCCCCAAACTAGTCCCGCTCGCTCCGCCATAAGCTCcccgtcgtcctcctcctccaactcGTCCTCTCCCGCCAGAGTGACGGCCCCTCCCTCCCACCCCACTGTGCCTCAGCCCTCCGTCTATAACTCCCCCATCAATCTCTACTCCAACAACAACGCCTGCGAGGTGGCCATGGGGCAAAGGCGAGGCCTCCTGGAGAGCCAGGGGCTGTCGGAGCATTTCAACGG GAAAGCGTCAGACTCGAACCACGCGTCCGCCCTGAGTGAAGCCAGCAAGAAGCGGCTGATTGAAGACACGGAGGACTGGCACCCCAGGACAGGAATGTCCCAGTCCCGCTCCTTCCGGATCCTGGCCCAGCTCACCGGCACCGAGAACG AGGAAGCTGCGGATAACAACggaaagaa CGATGCCGTGGATAAAACCGTGGGCAGTGCGCACAGCTCGGCCACGGCGAAAACATACTCCAAAGTTCCGCCTCCGAGGAACGGAAACGTCGCGGCTGCTCCACCCGCTTTTAAGAGCCCCGCGGCCCAGAGCAAGGCTTCCTACCAGCCGGAGGCGCCGTCAG GTTTCCCCAAAAGCGGCGCAGCGCCTTCTTTTGGCAAGGTCAGCAACCCGCCTCCCAAAGGCCCAGACCGGCCCATCCCGCAGCCGCATCCCCAGGACCTCAACTCGGTGGTGCAGAGAGCCGAGCACATCCCTGCCGGGACCCGCACGCCCatgtgcaacaagtgcaataACGTGATCAG GGGGCCCTTCCTCGTGGCCATGGGCATGTCCTGGCACCCTGAGGAATTCAACTGCGCCCACTGCCACTCCTCCCTGGCGGACCGCGGCTTCGTGGAGGAGAAGGGCCAGGTGTACTGCGAGCACTGCTACGAGCAGTTCTTCGCTCCCACCTGCGCCCTCTGCCAGCAGAAAATCCTGGGG GAGATCATGAACGCCTTGAAGCAGACCTGGCACGTTTCCTGTTTTGTCTGCTCGGCCTGTCAGCAGCCAATCCGGGGCAACATGTTCCACATGGAGGACGGGCAGCCATACTGTGAAATGG ACTACTACAAACTGTTTGGCACGAACTGCCACGGCTGCGACTTCCCTATCGAGGCGGGCGACAAGTTCTTGGAGGCTTTAGGATTCACCTGGCACGACACCTGCTTCGTCTGCGCG GTGTGCACCGCCAACCTGGAAGGTCAACCCTTCTTCTCCAAGAAGGACAAGCCTTTGTGCAAGAAACATGCCCACACTGTCAACATCTga